From Mucilaginibacter inviolabilis, a single genomic window includes:
- a CDS encoding DUF4342 domain-containing protein → MGKKESFSISGGALLGKIKELVHEGNVSRITINDKSGKELMSFPLSVGLLGVILAPVFAAVGTLAALVTECTITVEREDGDDTEKGVEPVN, encoded by the coding sequence ATGGGTAAAAAAGAATCATTTTCCATCAGTGGCGGAGCCCTGCTGGGAAAAATAAAAGAACTGGTTCATGAAGGTAATGTGAGCCGGATAACAATTAACGACAAGAGCGGTAAGGAACTCATGAGCTTTCCTTTAAGCGTGGGTTTACTGGGGGTTATACTGGCACCGGTATTTGCTGCTGTGGGTACATTGGCTGCCCTGGTGACCGAATGTACTATCACCGTAGAAAGGGAGGACGGCGACGATACAGAAAAAGGCGTTGAGCCTGTTAATTAA
- a CDS encoding MarR family winged helix-turn-helix transcriptional regulator → MVYICSVKIEEEIKQQHFNAPQHRAGMNIIFTANWLLNEIAVALRPIDLSLQQLNVLTILKGQPNHTANVNLIRERLIDRMPNVSRMLNKLMDKGFIQKDRAHSDQRVVYIKLTPEGEKAAVKGRELFDKIHYGLNDKEADLLNDLLEKIRK, encoded by the coding sequence ATGGTATATATTTGTAGTGTGAAAATAGAAGAAGAGATAAAACAGCAGCATTTCAATGCTCCACAGCATAGAGCCGGGATGAATATCATCTTTACGGCCAACTGGCTTCTGAACGAAATAGCTGTTGCACTAAGGCCTATTGACCTGTCATTACAACAATTGAATGTGTTAACCATTTTGAAAGGTCAGCCGAATCATACTGCAAACGTAAATCTGATCAGGGAACGTTTAATTGATCGTATGCCCAATGTATCCAGAATGCTGAATAAACTGATGGATAAGGGTTTTATTCAAAAGGACAGGGCGCATTCTGATCAGCGGGTGGTATATATCAAATTAACCCCAGAGGGAGAAAAGGCTGCGGTTAAAGGCCGTGAGCTTTTTGATAAAATTCATTACGGCCTTAATGATAAAGAAGCAGATCTGCTGAATGATCTTTTGGAAAAAATAAGAAAGTAA
- a CDS encoding NADP-dependent oxidoreductase, with the protein MNNRTIILNSRPSGMPVASDFKLITEPMPPIGPGEIWLKTLYVSIDPYLRGKMSGTKSPRFELDAPLSSMIIAEVVESRNKDFSKGEYVKQYLDWKEYQVSNGEGLIKISSTLAPLSTYLGVLGITGLSAYFALLEIGKPQTGETLVVSGAAGAVGSIAGQIGKLMGCRVIGVAGTDEKVELLKTKFGFDDAINYKTTPDMKVAIAKACPNGVDIYFDNVGGAISDAVIANINKYGRIPVCGSISNYNDTTEQISPSLLPLVVYKFLTIQGFLIADYASKFPEGITRLSSWLNEGKITYSETILNGFDRLPEAFIGLFEGRNEGKMIVKV; encoded by the coding sequence ATGAATAACAGAACAATTATATTAAACAGCAGGCCATCAGGGATGCCTGTAGCAAGTGATTTTAAATTGATAACAGAACCTATGCCTCCAATTGGCCCTGGTGAAATATGGTTAAAAACGTTGTATGTATCCATCGATCCGTACCTGCGGGGTAAAATGTCAGGAACAAAGTCACCACGTTTTGAACTCGACGCCCCCCTATCGTCAATGATCATTGCCGAAGTAGTAGAATCAAGGAACAAAGACTTTAGCAAGGGCGAATATGTGAAACAGTATCTTGATTGGAAGGAATACCAGGTATCCAACGGAGAAGGGCTGATTAAAATAAGTTCAACGCTGGCTCCTTTAAGCACTTACCTGGGTGTTTTAGGGATAACCGGCTTATCAGCCTATTTTGCATTATTGGAGATTGGTAAACCCCAGACAGGCGAAACACTGGTTGTTTCGGGTGCTGCGGGCGCTGTTGGAAGTATAGCCGGGCAGATAGGTAAGTTAATGGGTTGCCGGGTGATTGGCGTTGCCGGTACAGATGAAAAAGTAGAATTATTGAAAACCAAATTCGGCTTTGATGACGCTATCAATTATAAAACTACCCCTGATATGAAAGTGGCCATAGCAAAGGCTTGCCCTAACGGAGTTGATATTTATTTTGATAATGTTGGCGGCGCCATTTCCGATGCGGTAATTGCCAACATAAATAAATATGGCCGGATACCGGTTTGCGGTTCCATATCAAACTACAATGATACCACAGAACAAATAAGTCCGAGCTTATTACCACTAGTTGTTTATAAATTTCTCACCATTCAGGGCTTTTTAATAGCAGACTATGCATCAAAATTCCCAGAAGGCATCACCAGGTTATCTTCCTGGTTAAACGAAGGAAAAATAACGTATTCTGAAACTATACTGAATGGTTTTGACCGCCTGCCGGAGGCTTTTATTGGTTTGTTTGAAGGCAGGAACGAGGGCAAAATGATCGTGAAGGTTTAA
- a CDS encoding glycoside hydrolase family 3 N-terminal domain-containing protein, whose translation MKKTFALIALLALVAGPSFGALHPKTDTPLYKNSKAAIHDRVEDLLSRMTLQEKIQQLQNRASGGAADIENIFKGNSYGCTHEMNRTAAECADMYQKLQTYMLTKTRLGIPILTAAEGIEGILQNNCTIYPQALAQGSTFNPALIRRMTETAGAEANAIGIHQILSPVLDIARELRWGRVEETFGEDPYLIAEMGVAFVNGYQKYPITCTPKHFMAHGSPSGGLNCANVSGGERELRSLYMYPFKRVIAETNPLSVMSCYSSYDGVALSGSHYYMTDILRGELGFKGYAYSDWGSVDRLQTFHHAVETQEDAAKMALIAGIDLDVDGAYETLERMVGSGKLDKKYIDQAVRRVLTVKFTLGLFDHPYGDPAKVSKMVHSAANIAMSKEVADESAILVKNSNNILPLNLSKYKSIAVVGPNSNQTIFGDYSWTQRDTKEGVTLLQGLKDVIGNKAIIRNVEGCDWWSQNKTNIPEAVKAVEASDLAIVAIGTRSTFLGRSPKYSTAGEGFDLSSLELPGVQEDLLKAIKATGKPMIVVFISGKPLAMPWVKDNADAVLVQWYGGEQQGRTLADILTGAINPSGRLNISFPRSTGNTPCFYNHYVTDREEPFDGPGTPEKPNMHYVFDKPEAVWSFGYGLSYTNFKYVSCSLADSVFSAAGGTIKVEVEVENTGTRDGKEVVQLYVHDKFSSVATPVKQLKAFKKQLIKAGKREKITLTVPVSELGLYNERMQYVVEPGEFEIQIGSASDNIHFNKTITVK comes from the coding sequence ATGAAAAAAACATTTGCTCTGATCGCTTTACTAGCTTTAGTAGCCGGTCCATCTTTTGGCGCTTTACATCCTAAAACAGATACGCCTTTATATAAAAATAGTAAGGCTGCCATTCATGATAGGGTGGAGGATTTGCTATCGCGGATGACCTTGCAGGAAAAGATTCAGCAATTGCAAAACCGGGCTTCGGGTGGTGCCGCCGATATCGAGAATATTTTCAAAGGTAACAGCTACGGTTGTACCCATGAAATGAACAGGACAGCAGCTGAATGTGCCGATATGTATCAGAAACTGCAAACCTATATGCTCACCAAAACCAGGCTGGGTATACCTATCCTTACTGCAGCCGAAGGCATTGAAGGTATATTACAAAATAATTGTACTATTTACCCGCAAGCATTGGCGCAGGGCAGTACTTTCAATCCCGCTCTGATTCGGAGGATGACGGAAACAGCTGGAGCCGAAGCCAACGCCATAGGTATCCACCAGATTCTTTCGCCGGTGTTGGATATTGCAAGAGAGCTGCGATGGGGGCGTGTTGAAGAAACTTTTGGCGAAGATCCGTACCTGATAGCCGAAATGGGCGTAGCCTTTGTTAACGGTTATCAAAAATACCCTATTACCTGTACCCCAAAACATTTTATGGCGCATGGCAGTCCTTCGGGTGGTTTAAATTGTGCAAACGTAAGCGGTGGTGAACGGGAGTTGCGGAGCCTGTACATGTATCCCTTTAAAAGGGTTATAGCTGAAACCAATCCTCTATCCGTAATGTCATGTTATAGCTCGTATGATGGTGTGGCGCTTTCTGGCTCACATTATTATATGACCGATATATTGCGCGGAGAGCTTGGCTTTAAAGGGTATGCCTACTCTGATTGGGGATCGGTTGATCGTTTGCAGACCTTTCATCATGCTGTTGAAACCCAGGAAGACGCCGCGAAAATGGCTTTAATAGCTGGTATTGATCTGGATGTCGATGGCGCTTATGAAACCCTGGAAAGAATGGTAGGCAGCGGTAAATTAGATAAGAAATATATCGATCAGGCGGTGAGAAGAGTTTTAACGGTGAAGTTTACCCTGGGTTTGTTTGATCATCCCTATGGCGATCCGGCCAAGGTGAGCAAGATGGTTCACAGTGCTGCGAATATTGCCATGTCTAAAGAAGTTGCTGACGAAAGTGCCATTTTGGTTAAGAATAGCAATAATATTTTGCCTTTAAATCTGTCCAAATACAAATCCATAGCAGTGGTGGGCCCTAACAGTAACCAAACCATTTTTGGCGATTACTCCTGGACGCAAAGAGATACCAAAGAAGGTGTAACCCTGCTGCAAGGCCTTAAAGATGTTATCGGCAATAAAGCTATTATCCGTAATGTAGAAGGCTGCGACTGGTGGAGCCAGAACAAAACCAATATTCCGGAAGCGGTGAAGGCTGTTGAAGCAAGCGATCTGGCCATCGTGGCTATCGGTACGCGCAGTACGTTTTTGGGTCGTAGTCCTAAATATTCTACTGCAGGCGAAGGATTTGACCTTTCATCATTGGAACTACCCGGTGTACAGGAAGATCTGCTGAAAGCGATAAAAGCTACGGGAAAGCCTATGATTGTGGTGTTTATATCGGGTAAGCCGCTGGCTATGCCTTGGGTAAAAGATAATGCCGATGCTGTGCTTGTTCAATGGTATGGCGGTGAACAGCAGGGCCGTACATTGGCCGATATCCTGACCGGAGCTATAAATCCGTCAGGCAGACTGAATATTTCCTTCCCGAGGAGTACCGGCAATACCCCATGCTTTTATAATCATTATGTAACCGACAGGGAAGAACCGTTTGATGGTCCGGGTACCCCCGAAAAACCTAATATGCACTACGTTTTTGACAAACCCGAGGCTGTCTGGAGCTTTGGTTATGGCTTAAGCTATACCAATTTTAAATACGTAAGCTGTTCCCTGGCCGATTCTGTTTTTTCGGCAGCAGGCGGAACTATTAAAGTAGAGGTAGAGGTTGAAAATACAGGCACCCGTGATGGGAAAGAAGTAGTGCAGCTGTATG